The DNA region tgctggcTATGTTGACTCTCGCAAATCAACATCtgggtacattttcatgatggctagtggagctatttcatggaggagtgttaagccgactttgactgctacttctaccatggaagcttagtttgtctcttgttttgaggctacatcacATAGTGTATGGAGTTTCATTTCTGGGCTGAAGATAGTTGATACTATTTCAAAGCCTTTGAGAATTTTCTATGATAATTTAGTTGTTGTCTTGGCTAAGAATTAaaaaagtggaagtcgaagtaagcacatcggTATTAAGTAATTAAccattagagaaagagtaaaagacaagGAAGTGGTCATTGAGCATATAAACACTAGTTGATGATCGTTGATCCTTTAACTAAGGGCATGCCACTGTTTAAATTCAAGGATCATGTAGAAAGAATGAGACTTGGTTCCActttatgattgtatacatataggttaaaattgaaacttttatattgtgatattttctcatattcaggtgcacattgatttatttgagaaaaattatattttgaaccaagaataaacattgagtttatttattaagttttattaccacTTTGAGTATACTACTTGGGAAATTGAGCATATTGTAATACATAGATGGTATTACTCGTTATAAGAGGAACTATCACTATGATTCCtatattcatttcttaagaagattgagcattgacttattttaatcattaagtCAAAACAtttggaccaagtgggagaatgtaataaTTTGGTCCATACGTTTTGGAAAATGAAAAGCTCCATTAGTTTTGGAGTtgagaaattaaattgaatagcTACTAATGGGTGGTATTGACCActaatgagtggtaatggctACTAAATacattcttgatggtagaatgtctatatatagcaCATGTATTTGGTCCCTGAGTTCACCTTTTCCAATTCCATTTGATACACCATTTATAGAGAGAGTGAAAGCTTGGAAAAACCAAAACAAGACGGCTCTTTGGTGGCAATGGCTAGaggtataatttgatttttgtttttctgcatTTTGTTAATGACTTGTGTTTCGTTTTGTAGTTTGTAACATCAtaggttaaattttttaatctaacaGAAGAATGACCATAACATGAAATGAGGCTTTAACATCAAGGAAAGAGAGTGTTTTGCAAGTCCCTCTTAAGTTCtggtaaaataaagttttttaataaacacttataaaagaagaaaacaaaaagtagaataaataaaaaaataaattcaagtaCTTTAACTTTTGAAGATATTACATGAGAGactttttatagaaattaaggtgcataaattgattttaactgaTAAGAGAAGTTTATTTTTACATGTAGGAGAATTGAAGACTGTCAAAGAATTTACAATAACTTACACATCATATTCAACTAATTAAGTTAGAATCATTTGGTATTAGCGAGAGAAGATTAATTCActaatgagaaatttaaataggACCTTAGTTTGTTGAAACAGATTATTTGATCAGAAACGGGTAGcagtaaacttttttttttgtacattttttttggtacataacGGTAACCTTGCGTTTTGACTTTTGCGTGAAAGATAAATACTATAAGGATTATAATCtaaccaaaagaaaagaaaaaaataagtgatcGTGAAATGATAAAATACGAAAACAAGCTTTAATTTCACGTTACCAGGAGTCAAGGGGAAGTGAATACTTAAATAGTTACCAATACCATTATATGATTCTTGgttttgtgttatatatattcttaatgGGCTTTGTTTTATGGTTCACTTAACATTATAGTCAcaacaaaaatatcatattgGGATTTTCTTCCTGcatctaaaataatttcttctaCATCTAGTAAGTGTAGTGAAAAGACCAAATTACTCTTcagttaaaaatcaaatacatcaTCCCTCCCCACACCAATCACCCACGCCAATGACGTCTTCTTCCCCTCCTTGTTGTGTCGCGACACCAGACACCATTGATGCCTCCTTCCCTCCCCTGTTGTGTCATGAGTCTGTCCCTCCCCTCCGTCGTAATCAACCTACATTCTTCCATTCCATCATGCATCCCTACCGTGAATACCCCTTTCCATACATCTTTGTTTTTTACTGCTTTAAACCATAcaaattgacaatccgtatggatcatacggattgacaatccatatgGTCCATAAAGATTCACAATccctatttttcttaattttaaatatttctatctttaataattttttatttaatgtttaaattttgttattgattGACAATCCATATGGTCCATAAAGATTCacaatctatatttttattacttttaaatatttctatattgaataattttttatttaaaatttaatgtttaaattttgttattattttattattttataaataactattgttgttaattttatttatttatttgatttaatgttttttattttaatttaataaataaataatttatttaataaatttttttatttaaaaatcaatgtataaattgctttgttatttaattatttttaaataactatttaatacttttatatatttaaaatagttatttttgaaatatttaaataacaaaaattgcaaatttttataatgtttatatttaaaattttagttaaaaaatatgtaatattgTATAAGAAAgaatgttttttattaatatatttgtataaatattaaatatttaatagtattaaatatttatataaataatgtttcaaagttaaaaaaatataaaaattaatatcttcatttatttataaatatttaaaagtattaaaatagttatttataaaataataaagtagttatttattagaaataaaaaaaaattgtactttgattttgatcatatattttagtttgctAGAATTAGTTATTTCAActataaaaatttagtttaattaaatatttatttatgaataattaaattgtgatttataaaatatttaaaataaaattgtaatttgattttgatgatgtattttagtttgttagattaatcatttaatgttaatttaaattttttattacatttgttaaaatatactaCATTTAATAATACAGTATGGTTTTAGAagattttttagttaatttgttagttaggTTTTGAGTAATAGAAtgaaaaaattttgttttcaaatatgaAAGTCAACTATTATTTGAACGATGACATTGCTTGATATTAATGTGAAAATTTTTAGATTATGGTTAGAACCAGATGATTGTATCAGGCTTTAGGTAGAGTTTTACGAAGAACCTTAGGTAGACAGGTTGTTGGTGATAAGGAAGAAGCCCTCAGCGACGAAGGCCGACAGCATCTGTATGTAGACAACACGGGCAACTGCAGTTGTTGCTGAGGATGTTGACCATGTGGATCATGTTGCTGACGAGATTCATAAGCAGCCTCAGGAACCAATTACGGATGATGTGGGTACTAATACAGAGGGTTTTCCAGATGGGTCCCATGATACATCAGTGTTGACATCATATGTTGATCATGTGGCAACAAAAGTTTGGGCAGGAGAggtaattatttgtttaattatatcatatttgaataaatatttatcattttatttgaactagttaattttaattatttgcagGAACGTACTAAGTTGAAGTGGCTTCTCATGAGAGGAAGGTAGAGAAATTTGGAAGGCATGCACCTAAGATTGAAGGCATAGTGGTTGCTACAGGATTAAGTTCTCTAGTTACATGTTAGTTGAAGACAAGTGACAGAGGACTTTTATCAGCTTTTGCAGAGAGGTGGCACAAGGAAACTAGTAGTTTCCATCATCGATAGGAGAGCTAACTATAACCCTTGATGATGTGGCATCATTTATTACATCCACCCATTACAAGTGCCTTCCATACCTTCGATGCTATTGATGTAGACGAAGCCATGGACTTGTTAGTTGAGTTGCTTGAAGTCAATACACAAGAAGCAAAAGATGAGACTGATCAACGCAAAGGGGCATATGTTCTCCTAGCCTGGCTGCGAGACATTTATTGTAACAAATGTGACGCAAGCAAGAGTGTCACACACATCAGTGTGGTATTCTTAGACGCATATCGTGACCTCAGCCAATCTGGAGTCTATTCATGGGGAGCGGCTGCACTGGTCCATATGTATGACAATCTGAATGTTGCATCCAAGCATACGACAAAACATCTTGCAGGATATATCACTCTGTTACaggtaattataattatttttacctctagttattaattttatacttgATATGTActattaattagaaatttaatttgtattttttaatatgtgcaGTGTTGGATCTACGAGAACCCCACAATTGCTTCCATCATTTGacacaatccatatgttttggttGTTTAGATGATGATGCACAACACTTCACTGAAGAATTTCTATTTTGATCAGAATGTAATGCATTCACATAttcccagtaagacggatcatGCTTCGTTCTTTGTTGTTTGGCCATATGTTTCTTTTGAGCACCTTTTGTTTTGACATTTTCAAGAGGAACACACATAGAATTTAGATCAGAGTAGGCAATTTCCCGAAGATTACTCTTTAGAGTCACTTTGCCACATCAATCAAGCTCTTCAAATCGCTTGGATATAGTTTCCATGTCTTCGATTATGCTGACTTCGGGCTCAGATAAACCTTGGTCTAAAAAACTTAGCCTCtgccaaaacatatggattatGTTAAGTGGTatgctaccaagaacatatctaGCCAGATCACATGCACATGAAGACCATAAGTAGTTCTCATTATACATCCATAATGAGAATTGTCAATAACAACATAATTTACAAGCTTAAACTcagcagcaatctgatttaatgCATACCTTGACACCATGCTAATTAgtctcttgtataaggtaaccTTAAAAACATGTCCGACCACATGTGTGCTTGTCTCAAAAGATGTCTTAATTTTAGTGTGTTGCAaagtgatcatgttgttcatggcttccCAAACACCAGATAGGTTTATTTTGCAGTAGTCTCTTTAAGGCCCAATGTGCAGACTCAACCTTGCATttgaaaaacacaaacaattatTTTGATCCATTGATGTGTTGTTATTAAAAccaatatatatttacaattttcatacttgttagttgttgtgtttcctagatGGATCGCCTTATTCGTCTAAGCTTTAACAAATCTCTGCTTGTGGGGGAATCAACCATGTTTgtttgacatagtcaacaaacattggccatggtgagcaagcaatttcaaacttcataaGACAATCATCGAACTCTTGCTTAGAAGGACAATCCACCAGACTCCCCCATGCttccatgacataatcccatgcattttttttatctacaagGATTTTACATTTTGTATTCACATTATTATCAATGTGAAACCAACACAACAAGTTAGCTACCTAAGGGGAAAcaattttcactgcattcatcaatgttgAATTTCTGTCAGTAACAATAACTTGAGGGATTGCATCACATCTCAGAAAAATATCTTGAAATCGTTCCAGAGCCCAAACAACATTGTTTACACGTTCTCCCTCCAAATAGGCAAATGTAGCTGAAAATGTCACCCTAGTAGGTGTCACACCAACAATGTCAAGTAAAGGTGGCCTGtatctatttgttttgtaggtactatctatAAGAAATACCAAATTGCAGGTATTGGTTAATTTCCCTGCATCATGATGACTCCAAAATATATCACgtacaacatcttcatcctttaatctatgTCAATGAATATACTAATCGCATTCAAGAAGCTTTattagttgttgcatttcaCTATTATTGTCTCTTATAGAAGAACGATATGCATATCTTGCATTATATACTTGCTTCGTAGTTGTACAATTGTtgacattgtgctccttcaaagtGAGAAGAATATTCTTTGGTTtgaccattgactttgtcatatcaccaataataatcTTCTCATCCTCATTTACTGGAGTAACATATAGATGTCCAACGAATGACTTAGCCAATGCATGATTATGACTCCCACAtattaacttcaccatccacCTTTCACCTCCTAACACTGGTTTCACTCGTAGCTTAAAAGGACACCTACATTTTCTACTGTCAGTCACTGTTCGTACTAAATTTTTCTTGTATGCCCTATATTTCTCACTCAtctcacaaccaattaaaacatatgAGGTCCTTCCTCTCTTTCCAATATATGTGCTAACCTCATTATTACCGTCACAAAACCAATATCATACGCAACAGAGCGAGCCCAATGCAAAACGTCATCATAGgtagcaaacacctacaaaagggataatacatgtttagtcttcaagggacattcatttacttactttaacaaaatacaaaatcatatcaATATCTGAGAAGTATTCAATGCATCAGAacaatcaatattttcaaacaCAATAGGTTCCTCTCTATTGTCTTAAttcatattaactttttttagacATTATGTTGTCATATATCACTGATCTTCATCCatcttaac from Glycine soja cultivar W05 chromosome 8, ASM419377v2, whole genome shotgun sequence includes:
- the LOC114424121 gene encoding protein MAINTENANCE OF MERISTEMS-like, with protein sequence MDLLVELLEVNTQEAKDETDQRKGAYVLLAWLRDIYCNKCDASKSVTHISVVFLDAYRDLSQSGVYSWGAAALVHMYDNLNVASKHTTKHLAGYITLLQCWIYENPTIASII